The Dyadobacter subterraneus genome window below encodes:
- a CDS encoding sugar phosphate isomerase/epimerase family protein → MNRRQAIKKSALMFGAAAGMKLFPTAKSAFKLGACDWSLGKSLSPDAFDIARKIGLQGVQVSYNTSKDPTGLSDPKTLEMIRKASTDSGIKISSLAIGELNRVPYKSDPRAEEWVLKSIDAAKALDAKVILLAFFSEGDLRNDISGQNAVIEKLKKAAPYAEKSGITLGIESYLTAQEHIRIIDQIGSKSVKVYYDFRNATDAGNDVFKELKILGKDRICELHMKENGQRLGEGTLNWPEIAKAVKDMGYEGWMQLEWASPKDVDIVTCYQHNKKYLNKLFQF, encoded by the coding sequence ATGAACCGGCGGCAAGCGATTAAAAAATCTGCATTAATGTTCGGTGCTGCGGCAGGCATGAAACTGTTCCCGACAGCAAAATCTGCCTTTAAGCTTGGGGCCTGCGACTGGTCTTTGGGCAAATCTTTATCACCTGACGCTTTTGATATTGCAAGAAAAATTGGTTTGCAAGGCGTGCAGGTTAGCTACAACACAAGCAAAGATCCAACAGGTTTATCAGATCCGAAAACGCTGGAAATGATCAGGAAAGCTTCAACGGATTCAGGAATAAAAATATCAAGTCTGGCTATTGGTGAATTAAACCGGGTACCGTATAAATCTGATCCAAGAGCCGAAGAATGGGTTTTGAAAAGTATTGATGCGGCCAAAGCGCTGGATGCCAAGGTAATATTACTGGCATTTTTTTCGGAAGGGGATTTAAGAAATGATATTTCCGGACAAAATGCAGTTATTGAAAAACTGAAAAAAGCTGCGCCTTACGCTGAGAAATCAGGTATTACATTAGGAATAGAATCTTACCTGACGGCTCAGGAACATATCCGTATTATTGACCAGATCGGATCGAAATCTGTAAAAGTTTACTACGATTTCAGAAATGCAACAGATGCAGGAAATGATGTTTTCAAAGAATTGAAAATTCTCGGTAAAGATCGGATCTGTGAACTTCACATGAAGGAAAATGGACAGCGACTGGGTGAAGGAACGCTGAACTGGCCGGAAATTGCAAAAGCGGTTAAAGATATGGGTTATGAGGGCTGGATGCAGTTGGAATGGGCAAGTCCAAAGGATGTGGATATCGTCACCTGTTATCAACACAATAAGAAATATTTGAATAAACTATTTCAATTCTGA
- a CDS encoding PVC-type heme-binding CxxCH protein: MRPTLIFLTFSGLLLSLFLSFSTDKDSTDYGLIKTKNPLKSLAGDTSKLYTPDDLEATLWAEAPMFNNPTNMDVDAKGRIWITEAVNYRDFNTKPAERLSHKQKGDRVMILEDTDGDGKADNSKVFVEDSLLTAPLGIAVIGNKVIVSCAPNLLIYTDDNGDDKPDRREVFLTGFGGFDHDHSLHSLVVGPDGLWYFNTGNAGPHMVKDKSGWMLRSGSLYTGGTPYNLKNEGNMKSDDGRIWVGGLALRINPDGTGLKVVGHNFRNSYEVCMDSYGNRWQNDNDDQVITCRTSYLPEYGNAGYFSSDGTRFWQADRRPGQDIFTAHWHQEDPGVMPAGDNTGAGSPTGIMFYEGDGLGPQYRGMLLSCEAGRNVIFAYKPEKNGAGFDLKRKNLISSFSQASEKYEWFETDNDTRKWFRPSDIVAGTDGALYIADWYDPIVGGHAMKDKKGYGRIFRITPKNKKPVAPKLDFTTTEGLIEILKNPAVNVRAVAFDLLKKKGDTAVEPVKILLKSENPYHSARAIWLLAQLGEKGKAEVETLLKSQNAALRLNAYRALRATNSDILSYAKQLAADPDAAVQAEVATSLRDIPFSQSKEIIRQLLKQYDGKDPWLLEAIGTVSERKEMEVYTLVKEIYPEEPKSWKAQELNLIWRLHPVAAVNDLKLRAEAASILKSERKKSVTALAFIRDKKAAVAMLELSKSKLPDVSSDATWWLNFRKTNDWADLLDWKSFESGTTAPVNQKMVTLKRTLSDEKQSLTARISSAKQMALDPSGGDMLIEMRVQGKLPDTIAKSVSELIFKNPSQNVRTVGSQFFPRNGKVMKVDFINRMTANPENGKKIFITNCAVCHRHGEDGGEIGPDLTKIHEKFDKTSLLDAIINPSANIVFGYEAYAVTTKKGESYFGFLLSDGNNVVLKDVAGTKYVIKSTDIKKREKLPNSLMPEPINLGLDEQALADITGYLLSFQKQ; encoded by the coding sequence ATGCGCCCAACGCTGATTTTTCTAACTTTTTCCGGACTTCTGCTAAGTCTGTTTTTATCATTTTCGACGGATAAAGATTCAACTGATTATGGATTGATAAAAACTAAAAATCCTCTAAAAAGTCTGGCTGGTGATACATCAAAACTTTACACACCTGATGATCTGGAAGCGACGCTTTGGGCAGAGGCACCGATGTTCAATAATCCCACGAATATGGATGTGGACGCAAAAGGAAGAATCTGGATTACCGAAGCCGTTAATTACCGCGATTTCAATACAAAACCTGCCGAAAGATTATCCCACAAACAAAAGGGCGACCGGGTGATGATTCTGGAAGATACAGATGGTGATGGAAAGGCTGATAATTCAAAAGTTTTTGTAGAAGATTCTTTGTTGACGGCACCGCTGGGAATTGCTGTAATCGGCAATAAAGTTATCGTTTCCTGCGCTCCGAATTTGTTGATTTATACGGATGATAATGGTGATGACAAACCGGACAGACGGGAAGTTTTTCTGACAGGTTTTGGTGGTTTTGATCATGATCATTCCTTGCATTCTCTGGTTGTTGGTCCGGATGGTTTGTGGTATTTCAACACGGGAAATGCCGGTCCGCATATGGTCAAGGACAAAAGTGGCTGGATGCTCAGAAGCGGAAGTTTGTATACCGGAGGAACGCCTTATAATTTGAAAAATGAGGGGAATATGAAATCTGACGATGGCCGGATTTGGGTAGGAGGGCTGGCTTTGAGAATTAATCCGGATGGCACAGGACTGAAAGTAGTCGGCCATAATTTTCGTAACAGTTATGAAGTTTGCATGGATAGCTACGGAAATCGCTGGCAGAATGATAATGATGATCAGGTAATTACGTGCCGCACTTCTTACTTGCCGGAATATGGAAACGCAGGATATTTTTCGTCGGATGGAACAAGATTCTGGCAGGCAGATCGGCGTCCCGGACAAGATATTTTTACAGCGCATTGGCATCAGGAAGATCCGGGCGTGATGCCGGCTGGCGATAATACCGGAGCGGGTTCACCAACTGGAATTATGTTTTATGAAGGAGATGGTTTAGGGCCTCAATACAGAGGCATGTTACTAAGTTGTGAGGCAGGAAGAAATGTTATTTTTGCTTATAAACCGGAAAAAAACGGAGCAGGATTTGATTTGAAAAGAAAAAATCTGATCAGTTCTTTTTCCCAGGCTTCGGAGAAATATGAATGGTTTGAGACCGATAATGATACCAGAAAATGGTTTCGGCCTTCGGATATTGTAGCGGGCACGGACGGAGCATTATACATCGCCGACTGGTATGATCCGATTGTGGGCGGCCATGCGATGAAAGATAAAAAAGGATACGGTCGGATTTTCAGGATTACACCCAAAAATAAAAAACCAGTCGCTCCAAAACTTGATTTTACGACAACGGAAGGTTTGATTGAAATACTAAAAAATCCTGCTGTCAATGTCAGAGCAGTGGCTTTTGACTTATTGAAAAAGAAAGGTGATACCGCTGTTGAGCCAGTTAAAATACTTTTAAAATCTGAAAATCCCTATCATTCGGCAAGGGCAATATGGTTATTGGCACAGTTGGGAGAAAAAGGAAAAGCGGAAGTTGAAACTTTGTTAAAAAGTCAGAATGCGGCTTTAAGATTGAATGCTTATCGCGCACTCAGGGCCACAAATTCAGATATTTTGTCTTATGCAAAACAACTGGCAGCAGATCCTGATGCCGCAGTTCAAGCTGAGGTTGCGACTTCTTTAAGAGATATTCCTTTTTCACAATCAAAAGAAATTATTCGCCAGCTTTTAAAACAGTATGACGGAAAAGATCCGTGGTTACTGGAAGCAATTGGAACCGTTTCAGAACGGAAGGAAATGGAAGTTTATACTTTGGTTAAGGAAATTTATCCGGAGGAACCAAAATCCTGGAAAGCGCAGGAATTAAATCTTATCTGGCGATTACATCCGGTTGCAGCTGTTAATGATTTGAAATTACGGGCCGAGGCTGCAAGTATTTTAAAATCGGAGCGTAAAAAATCTGTGACTGCCCTGGCGTTTATTCGTGATAAAAAAGCAGCGGTGGCAATGCTTGAATTATCGAAATCCAAACTTCCGGATGTGTCTTCAGATGCTACATGGTGGCTGAATTTTAGAAAAACCAATGACTGGGCCGATTTGCTGGATTGGAAATCTTTTGAATCGGGTACAACTGCACCAGTTAATCAGAAAATGGTAACTTTAAAAAGAACGCTTTCTGATGAGAAACAATCTTTAACAGCAAGAATTTCTTCGGCAAAACAAATGGCGCTGGATCCGTCCGGCGGTGATATGTTGATTGAAATGAGAGTTCAGGGAAAACTTCCGGATACGATTGCGAAATCAGTGAGTGAATTAATTTTCAAAAACCCAAGTCAAAACGTGCGGACGGTCGGCAGTCAGTTTTTTCCACGAAACGGAAAAGTGATGAAGGTTGATTTTATTAACCGGATGACCGCAAATCCTGAAAACGGCAAAAAAATATTTATTACCAACTGTGCAGTTTGTCACAGACACGGTGAAGACGGAGGAGAAATTGGTCCGGATCTTACCAAAATTCATGAAAAATTTGACAAAACTTCCTTGCTTGACGCGATCATAAATCCGTCGGCCAATATTGTTTTTGGTTACGAAGCCTATGCTGTTACTACGAAAAAAGGAGAATCCTATTTCGGATTTTTATTAAGTGACGGGAATAATGTAGTACTGAAAGATGTTGCAGGAACAAAATATGTGATTAAGTCAACAGATATCAAAAAGCGCGAAAAACTTCCTAACTCGTTAATGCCAGAACCCATTAATCTGGGTTTAGACGAACAGGCACTGGCAGACATTACGGGTTATTTGTTAAGTTTTCAAAAACAATAA
- a CDS encoding (Fe-S)-binding protein, whose amino-acid sequence MSEIITYKVPTMAEMAANHEMPEVLFWVGCAGSFDDRYKKVTVAFVKILNKAGVKFAVLGTEESCTGDPARRAGNEFTFQMLAMSNIQVLDMYGVKKIVTACPHCFNTLKNEYPELGGNYDVVHHSEYLQQLINEGRVRIEGGETFKGRKITFHDSCYLGRANGIYEAPRHVLEALDADLVEMKRCKTKGLCCGAGGGQMFKEPEAGKKDINIERIEEAIETGATTIAVACPFCMVMMTDGVKNKEKEDTVKVFDLAELIAQAEGL is encoded by the coding sequence ATGAGTGAAATAATAACATACAAAGTTCCAACCATGGCCGAAATGGCGGCTAATCATGAAATGCCGGAAGTGCTTTTCTGGGTTGGCTGTGCCGGTTCTTTTGACGATCGCTATAAAAAAGTGACGGTAGCTTTTGTAAAAATATTAAACAAAGCAGGTGTGAAATTTGCGGTCTTGGGAACGGAGGAAAGCTGCACCGGCGATCCTGCTCGTCGTGCCGGTAATGAATTCACTTTTCAAATGCTGGCCATGTCCAATATTCAGGTTCTGGATATGTATGGTGTAAAAAAGATAGTAACGGCCTGTCCTCATTGTTTTAATACGCTTAAAAACGAATATCCCGAACTTGGTGGAAATTATGATGTAGTTCACCATTCCGAATATTTGCAGCAATTAATCAACGAAGGCAGAGTCAGAATTGAAGGTGGGGAAACTTTCAAAGGCCGCAAAATAACTTTTCATGATTCCTGTTATCTAGGAAGGGCAAATGGCATTTACGAGGCACCTCGCCATGTTTTGGAAGCGTTAGATGCTGATCTGGTTGAAATGAAACGTTGCAAAACCAAAGGACTTTGCTGCGGCGCAGGTGGCGGACAAATGTTTAAAGAACCCGAAGCCGGCAAGAAAGATATCAACATAGAGCGTATTGAAGAAGCCATTGAAACTGGCGCAACAACAATTGCTGTTGCCTGCCCATTTTGCATGGTCATGATGACGGATGGCGTTAAAAACAAGGAAAAAGAAGATACGGTTAAAGTTTTTGATCTCGCAGAACTGATTGCACAGGCCGAGGGACTATAA
- a CDS encoding AI-2E family transporter encodes MNRPLQSLSNKDKETPAYLKLASVLVAIISGVYILFVLRETLIPLAFSVLLAILLHPVCVWLEHRRVPRIAAILLSILVLIIIIFILAYVVTIQIGGFAEELPRITEKAEIILDQTLTMGERYLSLSRTQQVTEAKRYLVDMLSEGRAVLLNTLVTTTGAISTFILLPLYVFFFLLYRDFFRRFFYKAIAGVPNEDLNALLKKIYSVIQSYLSGLFLVIIIVGVLNSIGLLILGVPHAIFFGFLAGFLILIPYIGILIGSLFPALLSIVTMDSYWYAVGVIGVMSFVQFLEGNFITPNIVGSKVSVNPMAAIVALFLGGQLWGLSGLILALPVTAILKVILDTIPSLEPYGFLLGEPVHEVEEDKAEELQKIVEQQEVKKKRYRNYRNRPRKRPESQSGNQSNSNI; translated from the coding sequence ATGAATCGTCCTTTACAATCACTATCAAACAAAGATAAAGAAACACCAGCGTACCTGAAGCTGGCCAGCGTTCTTGTTGCAATAATCTCAGGTGTTTATATTCTTTTTGTACTTCGTGAAACATTAATTCCGCTTGCTTTTTCAGTTTTGCTTGCGATACTTCTTCATCCTGTTTGCGTCTGGCTTGAACATCGTCGTGTTCCGCGTATTGCCGCAATTTTATTAAGCATTCTGGTTTTGATAATCATAATTTTTATTCTGGCCTACGTCGTAACAATCCAGATCGGTGGTTTTGCAGAGGAGTTACCGAGAATTACGGAAAAGGCAGAAATCATTCTGGATCAGACTTTAACGATGGGCGAACGGTATTTAAGTCTGAGCCGTACACAGCAAGTTACTGAGGCGAAAAGATATCTGGTTGATATGCTCAGCGAAGGACGCGCTGTATTATTAAACACACTGGTAACGACAACCGGAGCCATTTCAACATTTATTTTACTTCCGCTTTACGTTTTTTTCTTCCTGCTTTACCGGGATTTTTTCAGAAGATTTTTTTACAAAGCGATAGCCGGCGTTCCTAACGAAGATCTGAATGCATTGCTGAAAAAGATTTACAGCGTAATCCAAAGTTATTTGTCCGGATTATTTCTGGTTATCATTATTGTCGGCGTTTTAAACAGTATCGGACTTTTAATTCTGGGTGTGCCGCACGCTATTTTCTTCGGATTTTTAGCAGGATTTTTAATTTTGATCCCTTACATCGGAATTTTGATTGGCTCACTATTTCCGGCTTTGTTGAGTATTGTTACCATGGATTCTTACTGGTATGCAGTAGGCGTTATCGGGGTGATGAGCTTTGTTCAGTTTCTGGAAGGAAATTTTATCACACCCAACATCGTCGGATCAAAAGTAAGTGTGAATCCGATGGCTGCGATCGTAGCTTTATTTTTGGGCGGACAGCTTTGGGGATTATCAGGTTTAATTCTGGCGTTACCGGTTACGGCAATTTTGAAAGTTATTTTAGACACCATTCCAAGTCTGGAACCATACGGATTTTTGCTTGGAGAACCTGTTCACGAAGTTGAAGAGGATAAGGCAGAAGAGCTGCAAAAGATTGTGGAGCAACAGGAAGTTAAGAAAAAGCGATACCGGAATTATCGAAACCGTCCGCGTAAAAGACCGGAAAGTCAATCAGGAAATCAGTCAAATTCGAATATTTAA
- a CDS encoding AsmA-like C-terminal region-containing protein, whose product MFQKILKGIAIFALFIGLLIAGVELWFYKNQEEIFVKVKAAVNEEINGSLDIEGFRFRPFQDGFGFNFTLYNVILRDSLYNQHNTDLLNAKLIHVALDFGSFYKGVIRLQNLVIQDGDATLFVRKDGYTNMSLFGAKKTKGKKKKDSKGEQLIDKLGRIHLYNFGFHFADSTTGKKFGAVFRDVTNRVSHSDSSWNANINGPIFFEGLTFKPEKGGFLINQETFANLSLSYNQRKKHLYLRPSSQLRVATQDLIEIKGLFDLSEKPAHFNLGFGARKIEVSNAIVLLPKKISGMLDSIGVKTKVDTRVSVEGIFSHEPPAVHVVFETDTFQYQLPIGVLRDMKAKGVYTNQGDKTKPPGLLNTQVNVPGVKGLFETLPFSFDLKIDNITDPIAVIRGKVKADSATVNGLLDPKRYVVRGGEAYIQIHYDGSLRNFYNPKTDQFNGKLIGRVKLDNLALDYIPREVHMSKVNGDIYFDEKDFLMPVLNMNDGHNAMYVKGAITNLIPYLFGSPRILKASVDMNIPNWKMNWMEVFVAKRTTTQKKGKKKFKLSDMLDNVIDQMEIDAKIQSKHMVYHHFSAEDMKGLVTVKNNTVALNNFSMRAFGGGVKISGSIMNPYSSEPPRVQIKGKVDNADVHSVFYSFNNFGQKAVTHLNLKGKLNTEFNFSANLKNDVTLIPKSMKGEVKLDLERAQIINFEPFLKMKKLIFKNRNLEQVRFAPIRNDLVLNGEEIIIKPMEIESNVMTLFLDGIYSFGNKTDISIEIPLRNLSRRDSTYQLSPNDPKNKKGSRIYLRAVDEKGQVNIKLAFRKKKPKSEEEKDDKENEEDKKDEKVKTDEKVNN is encoded by the coding sequence ATGTTTCAGAAAATCTTAAAAGGCATTGCAATTTTTGCACTTTTCATTGGTCTGCTGATTGCGGGCGTGGAACTTTGGTTTTATAAAAATCAGGAAGAGATTTTTGTAAAAGTGAAGGCGGCTGTCAATGAAGAAATTAACGGAAGTCTGGATATTGAAGGTTTCAGATTCCGGCCTTTTCAGGATGGTTTTGGATTTAACTTCACGCTTTACAACGTCATTTTACGCGACAGTCTTTACAATCAGCATAACACAGATCTTCTTAACGCCAAACTTATCCACGTAGCGCTTGATTTTGGAAGTTTTTACAAAGGAGTAATCCGGTTGCAAAATCTTGTCATTCAGGATGGAGATGCTACTTTATTTGTGAGAAAAGATGGTTATACAAACATGTCTCTTTTTGGCGCTAAAAAAACAAAAGGCAAAAAAAAGAAGGATTCGAAAGGTGAGCAGCTGATCGATAAACTGGGAAGAATTCACTTATATAATTTTGGTTTTCACTTCGCAGATTCTACTACCGGGAAAAAGTTTGGAGCTGTTTTTCGGGACGTAACCAATCGGGTCAGTCATTCAGATTCCTCCTGGAATGCTAATATTAATGGTCCAATATTTTTTGAAGGACTTACCTTTAAACCTGAAAAAGGTGGGTTTTTGATTAATCAGGAGACTTTTGCCAACCTCTCACTTTCTTATAACCAACGTAAAAAACATCTTTACCTTCGTCCTTCTTCCCAGCTTCGGGTTGCTACACAGGATCTTATCGAGATAAAAGGATTGTTTGATTTGTCTGAAAAACCGGCACATTTCAACCTGGGTTTTGGGGCACGTAAAATTGAAGTTAGTAACGCCATAGTATTACTTCCGAAAAAAATTTCCGGCATGCTGGATTCCATTGGCGTTAAAACAAAAGTGGATACCCGTGTAAGTGTTGAAGGTATTTTCTCTCATGAACCGCCGGCAGTTCATGTAGTTTTTGAAACGGATACTTTTCAGTACCAACTGCCGATTGGCGTGCTCCGGGACATGAAAGCAAAAGGCGTATATACAAATCAGGGTGATAAAACAAAACCGCCGGGATTGCTGAATACGCAGGTTAATGTGCCAGGTGTGAAAGGTTTATTTGAAACGCTGCCGTTCAGTTTTGACCTGAAAATTGATAATATAACGGATCCAATTGCGGTGATCCGGGGAAAAGTGAAAGCTGATTCTGCAACTGTCAACGGATTGCTGGATCCAAAACGATATGTTGTCAGGGGCGGGGAAGCGTATATTCAGATTCATTATGATGGCAGTTTACGAAATTTTTATAATCCAAAAACAGATCAGTTTAATGGAAAACTTATCGGAAGAGTAAAACTTGATAATCTGGCGCTGGATTATATTCCGAGAGAAGTTCATATGTCAAAGGTAAACGGTGACATTTATTTTGATGAAAAGGATTTTCTGATGCCTGTGCTTAATATGAACGACGGGCATAATGCGATGTATGTGAAAGGTGCAATTACAAACCTGATCCCATATCTTTTTGGGTCTCCGCGGATACTCAAAGCTTCTGTGGATATGAATATTCCAAATTGGAAAATGAACTGGATGGAGGTTTTTGTAGCAAAAAGAACAACAACTCAGAAGAAAGGCAAAAAGAAATTTAAACTTTCTGATATGCTTGATAATGTAATAGACCAGATGGAGATTGATGCTAAAATTCAATCCAAACATATGGTTTATCATCATTTTTCAGCGGAGGATATGAAAGGATTGGTCACTGTAAAAAATAACACCGTTGCGCTGAATAACTTTTCAATGAGAGCATTTGGAGGAGGTGTGAAAATTTCCGGTTCCATCATGAATCCTTATTCATCAGAGCCGCCTCGTGTACAAATTAAAGGAAAAGTTGATAATGCGGATGTTCATTCGGTTTTCTATTCCTTCAACAATTTTGGCCAGAAAGCGGTAACTCACTTGAATCTGAAAGGAAAACTGAATACGGAATTTAACTTTTCTGCCAATCTTAAAAACGATGTAACGCTCATACCAAAAAGTATGAAGGGGGAAGTGAAACTGGATTTGGAAAGAGCTCAGATTATCAATTTTGAGCCGTTTTTGAAAATGAAAAAACTGATATTCAAAAACAGAAATCTGGAACAGGTACGCTTTGCGCCAATTAGAAATGACCTTGTTTTGAATGGCGAGGAAATAATAATCAAACCGATGGAAATCGAGTCAAACGTGATGACTTTATTTCTGGATGGGATTTACAGTTTTGGAAACAAAACAGATATCAGTATTGAAATCCCGTTGAGGAATCTGAGTCGTCGTGATTCTACCTATCAGCTTAGTCCTAACGACCCGAAGAATAAAAAGGGTTCAAGAATTTATCTTCGGGCCGTAGATGAAAAAGGTCAGGTGAATATCAAACTGGCTTTCAGGAAAAAGAAACCAAAAAGCGAGGAAGAAAAAGATGACAAGGAAAATGAGGAAGACAAAAAGGACGAAAAAGTTAAAACCGATGAAAAAGTTAATAACTGA
- a CDS encoding response regulator transcription factor: protein MSSAKATHSAPKVLVVDDDSDIVELLEYNLVKEGYSVQTASNGRKAIETAKTFIPDLILLDIMMPQLDGIETGRILRQNPDIKHTYILFLTARSEEYSEVAAFEVGADDYITKPIKPRALMSRINALFRREAQKADSGDQIEVLDLVINRKNYTVTQGQDKSIVLPKKEFELLFFLAQTPNKVFSRDELLQKIWGADIYVLERTVDVHIRKLREKLGDRYIKTLKGVGYMFTDEAE, encoded by the coding sequence ATGAGCAGTGCAAAAGCAACCCACTCAGCACCGAAGGTATTAGTAGTTGACGACGATTCAGACATAGTTGAGCTTCTGGAATATAATCTTGTTAAAGAAGGATATTCTGTCCAAACAGCCTCTAATGGCAGGAAAGCCATAGAAACAGCCAAAACTTTTATTCCTGATCTGATCCTTTTGGATATTATGATGCCTCAGCTTGACGGCATCGAAACAGGAAGAATTTTACGCCAGAACCCGGATATTAAGCATACCTACATTTTATTTTTAACAGCCCGTTCAGAAGAATATTCTGAAGTGGCCGCTTTTGAGGTTGGTGCGGATGACTACATTACCAAGCCAATTAAGCCCCGCGCGCTGATGAGCCGGATCAATGCTTTGTTCCGTCGTGAAGCACAAAAAGCAGATTCCGGAGATCAGATTGAAGTGCTGGATTTAGTAATTAACCGGAAAAATTATACTGTAACGCAGGGCCAGGATAAATCGATTGTGTTACCGAAAAAGGAATTTGAACTTTTGTTTTTCCTAGCCCAAACGCCGAATAAAGTTTTCAGTCGCGACGAATTGTTGCAAAAAATCTGGGGTGCTGATATTTATGTTTTAGAACGCACCGTTGACGTACATATCCGTAAACTTCGCGAGAAACTTGGTGACAGATATATTAAAACATTAAAAGGCGTAGGTTACATGTTCACAGACGAAGCAGAATAA
- a CDS encoding gliding motility lipoprotein GldH encodes MKTFGLFATFFFVILLTGCDKNVVYKAYEDIDDGQWFIKNTPSFKVEIKDSTQLYNVFYLVRNTLQYPYYNLYLTRKITGPDTTLMSTTLQEIFISNETTGKPFGKGLGDLFDHKIPFLTNYKFPKSGTYTFTLSQSMRQNPLPFVMGIGISVEKVEK; translated from the coding sequence ATGAAAACTTTTGGACTGTTTGCCACATTTTTTTTCGTAATTTTACTTACAGGATGCGACAAAAATGTTGTTTACAAAGCATACGAAGACATTGACGACGGCCAGTGGTTTATCAAAAATACGCCTTCTTTCAAGGTTGAAATCAAAGATAGCACGCAGCTTTATAATGTATTTTACCTGGTAAGGAATACGTTGCAGTATCCTTACTATAATTTATATCTGACAAGAAAAATCACGGGGCCGGACACCACTTTGATGTCAACAACGCTGCAAGAGATTTTTATCTCCAATGAAACAACAGGAAAACCATTTGGTAAAGGTTTGGGAGATTTATTTGATCATAAAATTCCTTTTCTGACAAATTATAAATTCCCAAAATCAGGTACTTATACTTTTACACTTTCCCAGTCGATGCGACAAAATCCATTGCCGTTTGTGATGGGAATTGGTATAAGTGTTGAAAAAGTTGAGAAGTAA